The nucleotide window ataaatatatttatatattatatatatatatatatataaatatatatatattagtgaacaaataaattaacaaatttacttttttttttttttcttctgaatttaattcattttgttGTTATTAAATCATTCTCTAGTAAAGTTAGAAGGTCttctacattttttttatttttcaataatttattcttattttcatttaattttttctctACATATATCATACTATTGTTTTCTTTGGACGCTTTATGTAGTATATAAATACCGTACACACTCACCTtgaaaatttatatatataaaaaaaagaaaaaaaaaaaggattattaatatttttttaaatgcacttttattacataaaaGGTATTCATACGGAAATGGTGCTTgatataaaacatatgttacatataatgtgatattataaagttcatcttgtatataattttatacttaatatttttaaNNNNNNNNNNNNNNNNNNNNNNNNNNNNNNNNNNNNNNNNNNNNNNNNNNNNNNNNNNNNNNNNNNNNNNNNNNNNNNNNNNNNNNNNNNNNNNNNNNNNtatatatatattgataacgaaaaagaaaaaaacaaaaccAAGGAAAACGGAAAAAGCattaactttttttttttttttttttttttttttacttcTTGTAGTAAATACAGAGAACCTCTATCTAGTTTATTTTTGACTTTTCTAATATGGTcgattattatatgttctGAAAAGAACTTTTTTGGAATATAATTcacattatatttattagttaaaatattatgcaagctaatttttttcatatttaaaaaaataaatttagTTAAAGAACATACAAATGgatttttctttttgataacacattttttaatttttattaagttaataaaaataaaaaaatattttttgtacgaattaaattttttttttttttttttttttttttcttaggatattattataataaacacaagattatataaacatataatatatgaataaactaatttttaatttttgttttttgtttcatattatcagcatatatattattataaaagtTGCATTTGATCTAgtttaa belongs to Plasmodium reichenowi strain SY57 chromosome 10, whole genome shotgun sequence and includes:
- a CDS encoding hypothetical protein (conserved Plasmodium protein, unknown function~part of same gene as PRSY57_1037000A~gap found within coding sequence) translates to VSVYGIYILHKASKENNSMIYVEKKLNENKNKLLKNKKNVEDLLTLLENDLITTK
- a CDS encoding hypothetical protein (conserved Plasmodium protein, unknown function~part of same gene as PRSY57_1037000B~gap found within coding sequence), coding for MKKISLHNILTNKYNVNYIPKKFFSEHIIIDHIRKVKNKLDRGSLYLLQE